Genomic window (Pseudovibrio brasiliensis):
TGGACGTCGCAGCAGTTGTTGCTCTTATCAAAGAAAGTGGCGCTGAGCTGCTGGTGAACCTGGCGCTGCCGTATCAGGATCTCAAGCTGATGGACGCATGTCTGGAAGCTGGCATCAACTATCTGGACACCGCAAACTACGAACCAGAAGACGAAGCAAAGTTCGAGTACCACTGGCAGTGGGCTTATCAGGAGCGCTTCAAAGAAGCTGGCCTGACCGCAATCCTCGGCTCCGGCTTCGATCCGGGCGTAACCTCCGTATTCGCAACTTGGCTGAAGAAGCACAAGCTCGAAAACATCCGCCAGATCGACATTCTCGACTGTAACGGTGGCGACAACGGCAAAGCCTTTGCGACCAACTTCAACCCGGAAATCAACATCCGTGAAGTAACCGCAGACGCACGTCACTGGGAAAAAGGCGACTGGGTAACCTCCCCAGCGATGACCCACAAAGTGGCGTTCGACTTCCCAGGTGTGGGCGAGAAAAACATGTACCTCATGTACCATGAGGAACTGGAAAGCCTGAAAACCCACTTCACCGAGATTGAGCGTGCGCGTTTCTGGATGACCTTTGGGGATGCGTACATCAACCACGTACGCGTGCTTGAAGGTATTGGTATGACCTCTATCGAGCCAGTCATGCACGAAGGCCACGAAATCATCCCACTGCAGTTCCTCAAGTCTGTTCTGCCAGACCCAAGCGGTCTGGGTGAGCTAACTAAAGGTAAAACCTGTATTGGTGATATCGCAACTGGTCAGGCAAAAGACGGTTCCGGTGAGAAAACCTACTACATCTACAACATCTGCGATCACGAAGAGTGCTACGCAGAAGTAGGCTCTCAGGCGGTTTCTTACACCACTGGTGTACCTGCAATGATCGGCGCAGCACAGATCCTGAAAGGGAACTGGAAAGAGCCGGGCGTTTGGAACATGGAACAGCTGGATCCAGATAACTTCATGGACATGCTGAACGAGCACGGCCTGCCATGGCAGGTTAAAGAACTCGACGGTCCGGTTCAGTTCTAAGCTAATGGCTGAGTTTATGCAGACACAGGCTGGTGATGCAGGAGCGTTCAAATCATTTGATCTCTCCCGAGTGCCAAGTCCCTGTTTTGTCGTTGATGAGGTTGCGGTTCGCCGCAACCTCTCAGTACTTAAAGACGTAGCTGATCGTTCCGGTGCACATGTTCTGTCAGCGCTGAAAGCTTTTTCCATGTTCGCGTTGGCCCCAGTGGTGCGCGAGTATCTGGAAGGAACCTGTGCTTCTGGCCTTTATGAGGCGCGTCTGGGCCGCGAAAAGTATGGTGGTGAAGTTGCAACATTCTGCGCGGGCTATAAGGCCAGTGAGATTGATGAGATCATCGGTTACACCGATCACATGATCTTCAACTCAGCGGCTCAAAAGGACCGCTTTCTGCCAAACGTATGCGCCGCGAAACACAATGTGGATGTCGGCCTGCGTATCAACCCGGAGCATTCCGAAGGCGAAGTGGAAAAATACGATCCCTGTGCCCCATGCTCACGGCTCGGTTTTCCAGTTTCCCAGTTGAATGCAGAAGTTCTGACAGGCGTTGATGGCATCCATATGCACACGCTCTGTGAACAGGAGTTCGAACCTCTCCAGCGTACATGGATCGCGGTCAAGGATAAGCTTGCACCGTATTTCGGCCAGTTGAAGTGGATCAACTTCGGCGGCGGTCATCATATCACCCGCGAAGATTATGACCGCGAAGCCCTTATCGCTTTTATCAAGGATGTGCGCGTAGAAACGGGCCTGGAAGTCTATCTGGAGCCAGGTGAAGCTGTTGCACTGGATGCAGGCATTCTGGTTGGCGAAGTTTTAGACCTGCCAAAAAACGGCATGGATCTGGCGATCGTAGATATTTCCGCAACCTGCCACATGCCGGACGTGATCGAGGCGCCATATCGACCTGCAATGCTGGATGAAGTGGAGGAGGGGCATATATACCGCCTCGGCGGTCCATCTTGCCTTGCGGGCGATGTCATCGGAGATTACACCCGCGCAGAGCCACTCCAGATTGGTGACCGCTTCGCGTTTCTTGA
Coding sequences:
- a CDS encoding saccharopine dehydrogenase family protein — translated: MGKTLVIGAGGVSSAAVHKMAMNSDIFSEITLASRRKFKCDDIAKSVKEKTGVEIKTAEVDAMDVAAVVALIKESGAELLVNLALPYQDLKLMDACLEAGINYLDTANYEPEDEAKFEYHWQWAYQERFKEAGLTAILGSGFDPGVTSVFATWLKKHKLENIRQIDILDCNGGDNGKAFATNFNPEINIREVTADARHWEKGDWVTSPAMTHKVAFDFPGVGEKNMYLMYHEELESLKTHFTEIERARFWMTFGDAYINHVRVLEGIGMTSIEPVMHEGHEIIPLQFLKSVLPDPSGLGELTKGKTCIGDIATGQAKDGSGEKTYYIYNICDHEECYAEVGSQAVSYTTGVPAMIGAAQILKGNWKEPGVWNMEQLDPDNFMDMLNEHGLPWQVKELDGPVQF
- the nspC gene encoding carboxynorspermidine decarboxylase; its protein translation is MAEFMQTQAGDAGAFKSFDLSRVPSPCFVVDEVAVRRNLSVLKDVADRSGAHVLSALKAFSMFALAPVVREYLEGTCASGLYEARLGREKYGGEVATFCAGYKASEIDEIIGYTDHMIFNSAAQKDRFLPNVCAAKHNVDVGLRINPEHSEGEVEKYDPCAPCSRLGFPVSQLNAEVLTGVDGIHMHTLCEQEFEPLQRTWIAVKDKLAPYFGQLKWINFGGGHHITREDYDREALIAFIKDVRVETGLEVYLEPGEAVALDAGILVGEVLDLPKNGMDLAIVDISATCHMPDVIEAPYRPAMLDEVEEGHIYRLGGPSCLAGDVIGDYTRAEPLQIGDRFAFLDQAHYSMVKTNTFNGVPLPTIALWNSESDELKIIREFSYDDFLNRLS